The genomic stretch CCGAGGAAGCGGACTACTGGAAGGGCACGCCCGTGCAGGGCGCACCCAACGGAGGCACCCAGTGACCGTTCAGCATGCCCCCGTTCAGGACGCCGGGGCCCGCCCGGGCCTCTGGGCCGTCCTGAAGGACTACATGATGACGACCGATCACAAGAAGATCGGGACGCTCTACATCGCCACCAGCATCCTGGGCTTCGCCCTTGCGGGCATCCTCGCGGTGCTGATCCGCCTGCAGCTGGCCGTGCCGGACAACACCTTCCTGGTGGGCAACACCTACAACCAGGTGCTGACCATGCACGCCGCGCTGATGATCTTCTTCTTCCTGATCCCGATCGGCCTGTTCGGCTTCGGGAACTGGTTCCTGCCGCTGCAGCTGGGCGTGCGGGACGTGGCGCTGCCACGCATCAACACCTTCGCGGTGTGGCTGTTCATCTTCAGCCTGATCCTGGTCGTGCTGGGCCTCGCCAACGGCGGCGCGCCCGGCGTCGGCTGGACCTTCTACTACCCCTTGAGCGTGGACGCCAACCAGACCGGCGTGACCGTGCTGATGGTCGCCCTGACCCTGAACGGCATCGCGTCGCTGCTGGGCAGCGCGAACTTCGCGGCGACCGTCGTGAACATGCGCGCCCCCGGCATGAGCCTGTGGCAGATGCCGGTGTTCGCCTGGAGCATCTTCGCGACCTCCATGCTGCAGCTGGTGTCCCTGGGCGGCCTGACCGCCGCCGCGCTCGTCACGTACCTGGAACTGAAGCTGGGCATCAGCATGTTCAACCCCGGCATCGGCGGCGTGCCCGTCATGTTCCAGCAGTTCTTCTGGTTCTACTCGCACCCGGCGGTGTACGTGATGCTGCTGCCCTACCTGGGCATCGGCGCCGAGATCGCCAGCACCATGGCCCGCAAGCCGCTGTTCGGCTACCGCGTGATGATCTACTCGATCCTGGGGATCGTACTCGTCAGCCTGCTGGTGTGGGTCCACCACATGTTCGCCGTGGGCCTGCCCGAGGCGTGGCAGATCGCGTTCATGATCGCCACCCTGATCGTGGCCGTCCCGACCGGCGTGAAGATCTTCAACCTGATCGGCACCCTGTGGGGCGGGCGGATCATCATGAAGTCCCCCACCTACTGGCTGGTCGGCTTCATCTTCAACTTCCTGATCGGCGGGATCACCGGCGTCTCGCTGGGCCTGATTCCCTTCGACTACCAGGTCACGATGTCGTACTACGTGGTGGCGCACTTCCACAACGTGATGATGTTCGGCACGGCGTTCCTGGCCATGGGCGGCCTGTACTACTGGTGGCCCAAGATGACCGGCCGCTTCATGAGTGAGAAGCTGGGTCTGGCGCACTTCTGGCTGTTCATGATTGGCTCGTGGATGACCTTCCTGCCCCAGTACATCCTGGGTCTGCTCGGCATGCCCCGCCGCTACTACACCTATCCCGAAGGCAACTTCGCCTGGACGGAACTGAACTTCATCTCCACCCTGGGCGCGCTGACCCTGCTGGCCGGCGGGATCGTGTGGGTGTGGAACATGCTCCAGAGCTTCCGTCAGCCCGCCACGGCTTCACCCAACCCCTGGGGCGGCTTCACGCTGGAATGGACGGCGGACAGCCCGCCCAAGCCCTACAACTTCGCGCATGACTTCCCCACCACCTTCCCCACCGAGCGCCCCCTGTACGACTGGGAGCAGAGTGGTGAGACCCTCACGCCGGTTGATCCCAAGAGCATTCACCTGCCGCAGGACAGCATCTGGCCGTTCATGACGGCCGTGGGCCTGCTGCTGATGGGGTACGGCCTAAGCTTCGGCTGGTTCACGAACTACCACCCCGCCACCGGCCTGCAGCCCTTCGCGGACGCGAGCTTCGCGTTCAAGCTGGCCACGGTCGTGCTGTACCTCAGTATCCCGGTATTCCTGTACAGCCTGTTCAAGTGGGCGGGCACCCGCGAGTACGCCGTGCCGGTCGCGCACCACCACCTGACCAAGTACGACAACGGTTTCATGGGCATGGCGTGGTTCATCATCAGCGAAGTCGGTCTGTTCGGCGTGCTGATCGCCGGGTACGCGTACCTGCGACTCATCGGCGCCGCCGAGCCGCCCGCGCTGCGTCCCAGCATCTGGCTGGCGGCGCTGAACACCCTGGTCCTCGTCGCGAGTTCCTTCGTGATTCACCGTGCGGAGCAGGACAACCACCACGGGAAACTCACCCGCTTCCGCATCGGCATGTTCGTCACGCTGCTGCTCGGCGCGATCTTCATGATCTTCCAGGTGTACGAGTTCACGCTGTTCGGTGTGGAAAGCGACTGGAAGCAGAACCTGTGGCAGGCGTGCTTCTTCACCATCGTCGGCCTGCACGGCCTGCACATCCTGATCGGCGGCACCGGCATCGCCCTGCCCTTCTACCAGTCCCTGACCGGGAAGATGGACAAGTACAACCACGGCTCGATCACCCCCGCCAGCCTGTACTGGCACCTGGTGGACGTGGTGTGGCTGCTGATCGTCGCGATCTTCTACGCCTGGTAACACCGCGCAGAAGACAGAGGGGGGCGCCTGAGCGGGCGTCCCTTTCGCGTTGTGTGGGGTCAATCGTGAGTGGGCGGCGGTTCGCGGTCGCCACCCACTACGCACTCCGGGGACACGTCACCCCGGCCCTCTCCCCTACCCTGCGGGCATGACGGGTGTCTCAAAATGGGTGACGGCGGCGCTGCTGGTGGTCGCGGCGGTGCTGGGTGGACTGCTGGTGATGCGGCGGGCCGCGCCGGGCGTGACGGCCGGTGAGGCGCTGGATCAGCCCAAGGCCCTGCCGGCGCTGGCGCTGGTGGATGACCGGGGGCGGGCGACGACGCTGGCGGCCTCGGACGGGCGGGTGAGGCTGGTGTTCTACGGGTTCGTGCGCTGCCCGGACGTGTGCCCGGCGACGCTGGCGAGCCTGAAGAACACGTACGCGGCGCTGAGCCCCGAGCAGCGGTCGCGGGTGCAGGTGCAGTTCATCACGGTGGACCCCGGGCACGACACGCCCGGGGTGATGCGCGAGTACCTGAACCGTTTCGACCCGGCGTTCACGGGTCTGACCGGGACGGCGGAGACGATTGACGCGGCGGCGCGCGAGATGTTCGTGGCGAACGTGGCCCCGATGCCCGCAGAGGACCACAGCGCGCACATGACCACGCCGCAGGGCAAGACGTCCAGTGGCGCGGTGAATGCCGCCCAGGTGGGTGCGGGAGCGGCGGTGGCGGCACGGATTCACGGCGATCAGGTAAGTGTCGTGGACGGTCAGGGCCGCTTCGTGCGGGTGTACGGGAACCTGGATGTGGTGGGCGGTGACCTGGAGCGAGATCTGCCCGGACTGATCGGTCAGCACGCGGGGCGCTGAAGCCGTGGCAGACTCTGAAACCGCCCGGGTGTATTCCGCTGACAGCGAACTTGCGCTAGACTCTCTGTTATGACTGAACCGCTCGACGCGGCCCTGCGGCCCAAGACCCTGACGGACTACGTCGGGCAGGCGCGACTGAAGGAGAAACTCGGCGTGTACCTCCAGGCCGCGCGCGGCCGCAAGGAAGCGCTCGACCATACCCTGCTGTTCGGCCCGCCCGGCCTGGGCAAGACCACCCTGGCGCACATCATCGCCCACGAACTGGGTGTGAACATCCGCGTGACCTCCGGCCCGGCCATCGAGAAACCCGGCGATCTGGCCGCGATCCTCACGAACAGCCTGGAGGAAGGCGACGTGCTGTTCATCGACGAGATCCACCGCCTGGGCCGCGTCGCCGAGGAGCACCTGTACCCCGCGATGGAGGACTTCAAGCTGGACATCGTGCTGGGGCAGGGCCCGGCGGCGCGCACCATCGAGCTACCGCTGCCGCGCTTCACGCTGGTCGGCGCGACCACCCGACCGGGCCTGATCACGGCGCCCATGCGCAGCCGCTTCGGCATCATCGAGCACCTCGAGTACTACACGCCCGACGAGATCGGCGTGAACCTGTTGCGTGACGCGCGCCTGCTGGGTTTCGGGCTGGACGAGGAGGCGGCCGTCGAGATCGGCGCCCGGGCGCGCGGCACCATGCGGATCGCCAAGCGGCTGCTGCGGCGCGTGCGCGACTACGCCGACGTGGCGGGCGAGACGACCATCGGCCTGCCCCGCGCGCAGGACGCACTGGACAAGCTGGGCCTGGACAGCGCGGGCCTGGATGACCGCGACAAGAAGTACCTGGAGACCCTGATCCACCGCTTTGCGGGCGGCCCGGTCGGTGTGGACACGCTGGCCACCGCGATCAGCGAGGACAGCCTGACCCTGGAGGACGTGTACGAGCCGTACCTGATCCAGCTGGGCTTCATCAAGCGCACGCCCCGGGGCCGCGTGGCCACCGCGCACGCCTACGACCACCTGGGCCTGCCGGTCAGCGGCGACCACGACCTCGGGTTCTACGCCAACTGACCTCACGGAGGTACGGGGGCTTCACCTCTTCTTCAGGTCCGGTCACGCTGTCCTCAAGCTCCCATCAGACGCGCCCCATAGTCTGATGGGATGCTGGACGTTTTCTGGGGTGTAGGAGGCATGGCCGTACTGATCGGCCTGGGCCTCCTCTTGAGTGTGAACCGGCGCGCCGTGAACTGGCGCACCGTGGGACTGGCGCTGCTGCTGCAGATCGCCTTCGGACTGATCGTGCTGCGCTGGCCGCTGGGCCGCCGGGCGCTGGACGCCGTGTCGGGCGCCGTGCAGGGCGTCGTGAACAACGCGCAGCAGGGCATCAATTTCGTGTTCGGGAACCTGACGAATGGGCAGCTGGAGGGCGCGGGCTTCATCTTCGCGTTCGGGGTGCTGCCTATCATCGTGTTCTTCAGTGCGCTGATCGCCGTGCTGTATCACCTGGGCGTCATGCAGGCCGTCGTGCGCTTCCTGGGCGGCGGCCTGAGCCGCCTGCTGCAGACCAGCCGCGGGGAGAGCCTGTCGGCCACCGCGAACATCTTCGTGGGGCAGACCGAGGCGCCGCTGGTCGTGCGGCCCTTCATCGACCGCATGACCCGCTC from Deinococcus soli (ex Cha et al. 2016) encodes the following:
- a CDS encoding cbb3-type cytochrome c oxidase subunit I — its product is MTVQHAPVQDAGARPGLWAVLKDYMMTTDHKKIGTLYIATSILGFALAGILAVLIRLQLAVPDNTFLVGNTYNQVLTMHAALMIFFFLIPIGLFGFGNWFLPLQLGVRDVALPRINTFAVWLFIFSLILVVLGLANGGAPGVGWTFYYPLSVDANQTGVTVLMVALTLNGIASLLGSANFAATVVNMRAPGMSLWQMPVFAWSIFATSMLQLVSLGGLTAAALVTYLELKLGISMFNPGIGGVPVMFQQFFWFYSHPAVYVMLLPYLGIGAEIASTMARKPLFGYRVMIYSILGIVLVSLLVWVHHMFAVGLPEAWQIAFMIATLIVAVPTGVKIFNLIGTLWGGRIIMKSPTYWLVGFIFNFLIGGITGVSLGLIPFDYQVTMSYYVVAHFHNVMMFGTAFLAMGGLYYWWPKMTGRFMSEKLGLAHFWLFMIGSWMTFLPQYILGLLGMPRRYYTYPEGNFAWTELNFISTLGALTLLAGGIVWVWNMLQSFRQPATASPNPWGGFTLEWTADSPPKPYNFAHDFPTTFPTERPLYDWEQSGETLTPVDPKSIHLPQDSIWPFMTAVGLLLMGYGLSFGWFTNYHPATGLQPFADASFAFKLATVVLYLSIPVFLYSLFKWAGTREYAVPVAHHHLTKYDNGFMGMAWFIISEVGLFGVLIAGYAYLRLIGAAEPPALRPSIWLAALNTLVLVASSFVIHRAEQDNHHGKLTRFRIGMFVTLLLGAIFMIFQVYEFTLFGVESDWKQNLWQACFFTIVGLHGLHILIGGTGIALPFYQSLTGKMDKYNHGSITPASLYWHLVDVVWLLIVAIFYAW
- a CDS encoding SCO family protein, which codes for MTGVSKWVTAALLVVAAVLGGLLVMRRAAPGVTAGEALDQPKALPALALVDDRGRATTLAASDGRVRLVFYGFVRCPDVCPATLASLKNTYAALSPEQRSRVQVQFITVDPGHDTPGVMREYLNRFDPAFTGLTGTAETIDAAAREMFVANVAPMPAEDHSAHMTTPQGKTSSGAVNAAQVGAGAAVAARIHGDQVSVVDGQGRFVRVYGNLDVVGGDLERDLPGLIGQHAGR
- the ruvB gene encoding Holliday junction branch migration DNA helicase RuvB yields the protein MTEPLDAALRPKTLTDYVGQARLKEKLGVYLQAARGRKEALDHTLLFGPPGLGKTTLAHIIAHELGVNIRVTSGPAIEKPGDLAAILTNSLEEGDVLFIDEIHRLGRVAEEHLYPAMEDFKLDIVLGQGPAARTIELPLPRFTLVGATTRPGLITAPMRSRFGIIEHLEYYTPDEIGVNLLRDARLLGFGLDEEAAVEIGARARGTMRIAKRLLRRVRDYADVAGETTIGLPRAQDALDKLGLDSAGLDDRDKKYLETLIHRFAGGPVGVDTLATAISEDSLTLEDVYEPYLIQLGFIKRTPRGRVATAHAYDHLGLPVSGDHDLGFYAN